In Bradyrhizobium manausense, the sequence TGCGGAAGGGCTGACGGTCTCTCCACTCGTCATTGCTTCGTCGCAAGAGCTCCTCGCAATGACGCGGCGAGAGCGCGCTCGCAATGACCGGCTTGGCTAAGATCCCGCCTTCAACGCCTTCTCCATCTGCGGCAGCAGCACCGTCCGATAGTTTTCTGCCGTGATCGGCCCGACCAGCTTGTAGACGATGGTGCCTTCGGGGCCGACGACGAAGGTCTCGGGCACGCCGTAGACGCCCCATTCGATCGAGGCGCGGCCATTGGCGTCGGCGCCGACGCGGCCGAACGGATTGCCGTAGCGCCCGAGGAAGCGGCGCGCGTTATCCGGCGCGTCCTTGTAGTTGATGCCGACGATCTGGAAGCGCTTGTCCTTGGCGAGCTCCGTCAGCAGCGGTGCCTCGTCGTGGCAGGGGACGCACCAGGAGGCCCAGACGTTGACGAGGCTGACCTTGCCCTTGAACGCGGCGGGATCGAGCCCCGGCACCTGGGCGCTATCGGCCTGCAACCCCTCGAGCGGCGGCAGCGTGGTCTGCGGCGCGGGGTGACCAATCAGCGCAGAGGGAATGCGCGAAGGATCGCTGCTGCCGAGCCGGAACCAGAACAGCACGGCAAGTCCGATGAAGGCGAGCAGCGGCAGCACCATCAGGAAGGTGCGGCGCTGCGGCGGCGCGGAGGTTGTTTGATCGCTCATGGTGTGTCCGTCGCGCTGCGGCCCGAACGGCGGGTGACGCCGCTGCGTTCGAGCTGGCGCAGCCGCTGCGTCTGGTTGCGATAGTCGATGATGACCCAGCCGATCAGCAGCGCGACCACGATGCCGGCGGCGGCATATGACGTGACAATGAACCACGCGTAGGGACCAAGCGACATGATCATGCAGCCCCTGTTGATGCGTTTTCCTGACGCGAGCCGGTGCCCATTTCGCTCGAAAACGCGACGCGGCTCGCTTGCATCATCTGCAACGACCGCACGCGCCGGCGCAAAATCTCGTTGCGCATCGCCGCCAGATGCAGCGTGACGAACAGCAGCGTGAACGCGACCGCCATCACCAGCAGCGGAATCAGGAACGCCTTGTCGAGCGTGGAACCGCCCATGCGCATCACCGAGGCCGGCTGGTGCAGCGTGTTCCACCAGTCGACCGAGAACTTGATGATCGGAAGATTGAGCGCGCCGACCAGTGTCAGCACCGCCGCCGCACGCGCCGCGCGCGAGGGATCCTCCACCGCGCGCCACAGCGCCATCAGGCCGAGATACATCAGGAACAGGATCAGCACCGACGTCAGCCGCGCATCCCATTCCCAATAGGTGCCCCACATCGGCCGACCCCACAGCGAGCCCGTCAGCAGCGCGAGAAAAGTGAAGCTGGCGCCGATCGGAGCTGCGGCTTTCGCGGCGACGTCGGCGAGCGGATGGCGCCACACCAGCGTGCCGAGCGAGGCGACGCTCATCACGCCCCACACGAACATCGACAGCCACGCATTGGGCACGTGGATGAACATGATCTTCACGGTTGCGCCCTGCTGATAATCATCAGGCGCAAGAGCGGATTGATAGAGGCCGATCGTGAGCAGGATGATTGTCGCGGCCGCAAGCCATGGCAGCACCCGTGCACTGAGCGCGAGGAACCGTGTGGGGTTGGCGAGGTCGATCAGCGTCATGTTATTCTGATAATCACCGGAGACTGCTCACGCAATCAGCATGAAAGCGCGCAGCGAAAGTTGATCGGGGTCGAGGCAACCGAGCCCATGTCAGTCCAGTCCATGTTTCAGGCTCGCAGCGGCCGCGAATGGGCCGATCACGAGGCTCACCAGCGACAGCGCGCAGAGGATCGAGAACGGCGCACCGAATGACGACGGTCCCGTGATCGCGGCCTGCGAGGCCGCAACCCCGAAGATCAGCACCGGGATCGACAGCGGCAGCACCAGCACGGCCATCAGCAGCCCGCCCCGGTGCAGCGTCACCGCCAGCGCCGCGCCGATCATGCCGGTGAAGGTCAGCGCCGGGGTGCCCGCGAGCAGCGTCAGCGCCACTGCGCCGGTTGCGACCATATCGAGGTTGAGCAGCAGGCCCAGCACGGGGGTTGCGACAATCAGCGGCAGGCCCGCGGCCAGCCAATGCGCCAGCGCTTTGGCAGCGCAGGCCAGTTCCAGCGGGGTTCGGCTCATCGCGATCAGGTCGAGCGAGCCGTCTTCGTGGTCGGACATGAACAGCCGGTCGAGCGTCAGCAGGCTCGCCAGCAGCGCGCCCAGCCACAGGATCGCCGGTCCCAGCCGTGACAGCAGCGCGAGGTCCGGGCCGACGGCAAACGGCATCAGCACCACCACGGTCAGGAAGAACAGAACGCCGATCAGCGCCCCGCCGCCAACGCGGAGCGCGATCCGGATGTCCCGGCGGATCAGGGCGGAGAGGGCGGTCATGGGACGGCCCCTCCGGCGGGCGGATGGACATGGGAGCCCGGCCCACGCCTCAAGCAGACTGCGCTCCCTCCCCCCTTGCGCGGGAGGGTTGGGGAGAGGGGTAGCCCCGAAAAAGCTGCGCTTGGGTCGAGAGAAGGACTTCGTTCGATTGCGAGAGTCCCCGTGTGGCACCCCTTTCCCTGACCCTTCCCCGCAAGGGGGGAGGGAAGGGAAAGAGCGGAGCCCAGCCGCTTGGAAAGCTGAGGGTCGCGCCGTCTCATGCCGCACCCCCGATCCGCAACTCCCGCGAACCGATCCCGAGCGGCCCATGGGTCGCCGCAATGATCATCCCGCCGCGCGCCAGATGGTCGCGCATCAGGCCGCCGAACATATCCTGGCCGGCGACGTCCAGCGCGTTGGTCGGCTCGTCGAGCAGCCAGACGGGTCGGCGCACCGTGAGCAGCCGGGCCAGCGACAGCCGCCGGCGCTGGCCCGCCGACAGGAAAGCCGCGGGCAGATGGGCGGCGTGGTCGAGGCCGACGGTGGCGAGGCTTTCGGCGGCGTCGCAACGTTCGCCGCCCAGAAATTCAGCCCAGAATGACAGGTTTTCCGCCACGCTCAGCGCCGGCTTCAGAGCATCGCGATGGCCGAGATAGTGGCACTGCTCGGGCAGCGTCATGTCGGCGTCGCCGCCGCCCAGTAAGATCGTGCCGTCAGCCGGAATGAGCAGCCCGGCGATCAGCCGCAGCAGCGAGGTCTTGCCCGATCCATTGCGCCCGACAACCGCCAGGGCTTGGCCGGAGGCAGCCTCGAAATCGAGCCCGGAAAACACTTCGCGCCCGCCCCGCACGCAAGTCACCCCGCGTCCGGACAGCTGCATCTGGCCTGGTACCAACCCGTTCAAAGTCGGGCCTCAGGAAATCTTGGGGTAGCGCATCAGAATTTGTGGCTCGCGACTTGCTGGGTTCGATTGTGGCTGTGGCGGCGCGGTTAGAAAGCTTCTATAAGCCCGGAACTACTTGATGCAGCAACTCAACCTGCCCCTGCAAGCGAT encodes:
- the ccmD gene encoding heme exporter protein CcmD — translated: MIMSLGPYAWFIVTSYAAAGIVVALLIGWVIIDYRNQTQRLRQLERSGVTRRSGRSATDTP
- a CDS encoding heme ABC transporter permease, yielding MTLIDLANPTRFLALSARVLPWLAAATIILLTIGLYQSALAPDDYQQGATVKIMFIHVPNAWLSMFVWGVMSVASLGTLVWRHPLADVAAKAAAPIGASFTFLALLTGSLWGRPMWGTYWEWDARLTSVLILFLMYLGLMALWRAVEDPSRAARAAAVLTLVGALNLPIIKFSVDWWNTLHQPASVMRMGGSTLDKAFLIPLLVMAVAFTLLFVTLHLAAMRNEILRRRVRSLQMMQASRVAFSSEMGTGSRQENASTGAA
- a CDS encoding DsbE family thiol:disulfide interchange protein yields the protein MSDQTTSAPPQRRTFLMVLPLLAFIGLAVLFWFRLGSSDPSRIPSALIGHPAPQTTLPPLEGLQADSAQVPGLDPAAFKGKVSLVNVWASWCVPCHDEAPLLTELAKDKRFQIVGINYKDAPDNARRFLGRYGNPFGRVGADANGRASIEWGVYGVPETFVVGPEGTIVYKLVGPITAENYRTVLLPQMEKALKAGS
- the ccmA gene encoding heme ABC exporter ATP-binding protein CcmA; protein product: MQLSGRGVTCVRGGREVFSGLDFEAASGQALAVVGRNGSGKTSLLRLIAGLLIPADGTILLGGGDADMTLPEQCHYLGHRDALKPALSVAENLSFWAEFLGGERCDAAESLATVGLDHAAHLPAAFLSAGQRRRLSLARLLTVRRPVWLLDEPTNALDVAGQDMFGGLMRDHLARGGMIIAATHGPLGIGSRELRIGGAA
- the ccmB gene encoding heme exporter protein CcmB codes for the protein MTALSALIRRDIRIALRVGGGALIGVLFFLTVVVLMPFAVGPDLALLSRLGPAILWLGALLASLLTLDRLFMSDHEDGSLDLIAMSRTPLELACAAKALAHWLAAGLPLIVATPVLGLLLNLDMVATGAVALTLLAGTPALTFTGMIGAALAVTLHRGGLLMAVLVLPLSIPVLIFGVAASQAAITGPSSFGAPFSILCALSLVSLVIGPFAAAASLKHGLD